The bacterium genome segment TCCGGGAGTTTTCTCATTTCCTGGGATCCATTTACCAAGAAGATCCACTTCTATTCCTTGACATCCGACGGCGAACGTCATCTTCATGTCTGCCAATGGAAGAGCAAGACAGACCTTGCCTGCGACACGCTGAAGGCCGGCCTCGGCGAGACGCCCGTATCCGAGGATCTCACCTTCATGTTCAACGAAGACGCATCGACGTTCGCAAGCACGTACACGTTCGAGGACGGATCGAAGGCGACCTTCGTCGGTAAGGGCGCGCGCACGAAAAAGTAAGACGAGGATCGAGGACGAAGGACGTCATTCGCCTTTCGAATAATTCGCAAGGCGAATGACCTTTACTCGACGCCAAGCACGATCTTCGGCGGA includes the following:
- a CDS encoding DUF1579 domain-containing protein; this encodes MRSTLVLVAMVLLVAVTAFAKEEAMAPTPSPDALRTVAAFSGTWVYDSTFTEQGKEPAKFPLTVNCKKVVDGQGSYCEGNATMPTGPWSGSFLISWDPFTKKIHFYSLTSDGERHLHVCQWKSKTDLACDTLKAGLGETPVSEDLTFMFNEDASTFASTYTFEDGSKATFVGKGARTKK